The Oncorhynchus masou masou isolate Uvic2021 chromosome 6, UVic_Omas_1.1, whole genome shotgun sequence genome has a window encoding:
- the LOC135542593 gene encoding SLIT and NTRK-like protein 5, with product MHIWILKIILLIAASLSLVEMYDNYGEICRNLCTCEEKEGILTVSCENRGIIRLTEISPVHFSMYHLLLTGNLLKKLSLNDFINYTGATILHLGNNAIDEVETGAFNGLQGLKRLHLNNNKIDVLRDDTFVGLESLEYLQIDYNYITNIEPNALSKLHQLTVLILNDNLLSALPTNIFRNVPLTHLDLRGNRLKMFPYIGLLEHMDKVVELQLEENPWNCSCELIALKAWLESISYTALVGEVVCETPFRLHGRDLDEVSKQELCPRRAISEYEMRPPPPLSTNGYFQTTPASVTASATSSNAFKASSRPTKGTRQSNRTRSKPTSRIPANPYNYGPIIAYQTKSPVPLDCPTTCTCNLQIADLGLNVNCQERKIENISDLKPKPYNPKKMYLTGNYIPVVRRSDFLEATGLDLLHLGNNRISLIQDRAFGDLTNLRRLYLNGNLIDRLTAEMFFGLQSLQYLYLEYNKIREIVGGTFRFVPNLQLLFLNNNLLKTLPAGIFTGLSLSRLNLRSNHFQNLPVSGVLDQLKLLLQIDLIENPWDCSCDVVGMKIWLEQLSAGTVVNEVKCETPKRHSGIDMRSIQSEQLCPDYSDVVVSTAPPSDEPLPDRATTTETYQRSNPTSSVVPLSVLILSLLLVFIMSVFVAAGLFVVVVKKRKKSQSDRTSTNNSDVSSFNLQYSLYSNNRTVPKVKAPAGHVYEYIPHPMGHMCKNPIYRSREGNTVEDYRDLHELKVTYRGDVDEERNSNMRSPTYSVSTIEPREDPSPAENAEHFFRGIIEADNQSPSGNSLEYKYTGPVSYTYNPNFDVRRQFLHPERIRETVLYGTAPSTVYVEPNRNEYLELKAKLQVEPDYLEVLEKQTTFSQF from the coding sequence ATGCATATCTGGATACTGAAAATAATCCTTCTGATCGCAGCATCTCTGAGTCTGGTCGAGATGTACGACAATTACGGGGAGATCTGTAGGAATCTATGTACATGCGAAGAGAAGGAAGGGATACTGACGGTAAGCTGTGAGAATAGAGGGATCATCCGACTGACAGAAATAAGCCCGGTGCATTTTTCAATGTACCACCTTCTGCTGACAGGGAACCTCTTAAAGAAACTGTCCCTCAACGACTTCATCAACTACACTGGGGCGACCATATTGCATTTAGGCAACAATGCTATCGATGAAGTGGAAACGGGTGCTTTCAACGGACTCCAGGGATTAAAGAGATTGCACTTGAACAACAACAAGATAGACGTCCTAAGGGATGATACGTTTGTCGGCCTGGAGAGTTTGGAATACCTTCAGATTGATTACAATTACATCACCAATATAGAGCCTAATGCCCTGAGTAAACTGCATCAGCTCACAGTTCTCATTTTGAATGACAATTTGCTCTCTGCTCTGCCTACCAACATTTTCCGGAATGTTCCCTTGACACATCTGGACCTCAGGGGCAACCGGTTGAAAATGTTTCCTTACATTGGGCTCCTGGAGCACATGGACAAAGTGGTGGAATTACAACTTGAGGAGAACCCGTGGAATTGCTCATGTGAGCTCATTGCCCTGAAAGCTTGGCTGGAGAGCATATCGTACACAGCTTTGGTGGGGGAGGTGGTCTGTGAGACACCGTTCAGACTGCATGGCAGAGACCTGGACGAGGTCTCCAAACAGGAGCTGTGCCCCCGCCGAGCAATCTCTGAATATGAAATGcgcccccctcccccactcagcACCAATGGATATTTCCAAACCACGCCAGCTTCGGTGACGGCCTCAGCCACCTCGTCAAATGCTTTCAAGGCATCGTCAAGGCCTACCAAGGGCACCCGTCAATCAAACCGAACCAGGTCAAAGCCCACCTCCCGGATTCCAGCTAACCCTTACAACTATGGCCCCATCATTGCTTATCAGACCAAATCTCCTGTGCCTTTGGACTGTCCCACCACCTGTACATGTAATCTGCAGATTGCTGATCTTGGACTAAACGTCAACTGCCAGGAGAGAAAGATTGAGAACATCTCTGACCTGAAGCCCAAGCCATACAATCCCAAAAAAATGTATCTCACAGGGAATTACATTCCTGTGGTACGCAGATCTGATTTCTTGGAGGCTACCGGATTGGATTTGCTTCACCTAGGAAACAATAGGATATCCCTCATCCAAGACAGAGCTTTTGGGGATTTAACCAACCTGCGTAGGCTGTATTTAAATGGTAATCTAATCGACAGGCTTACAGCAGAGATGTTTTTTGGCCTGCAGAGTTTGCAGTATCTCTACTTAGAATACAACAAAATCCGTGAGATTGTAGGGGGCACGTTCCGGTTTGTGCCAAACCTTCAGCTGCTTTTCCTCAACAATAACCTTCTGAAAACCTTACCAGCGGGAATCTTTACTGGGCTGTCCCTCTCTAGACTTAATCTCCGCAGTAACCACTTCCAAAACCTGCCTGTGAGCGGTGTGTTAGATCAGTTAAAATTGCTGTTGCAGATAGATCTGATTGAGAACCCATGGGATTGCTCGTGTGACGTCGTCGGCATGAAGATATGGCTCGAGCAGCTCAGTGCCGGCACCGTTGTTAATGAGGTTAAATGCGAGACACCCAAACGTCACAGCGGGATTGATATGCGTTCCATTCAGTCTGAACAGCTGTGTCCAGATTACTCTGACGTAGTCGTCTCAACAGCGCCCCCCTCTGACGAGCCTCTGCCGGACAGAGCCACCACCACAGAGACCTACCAGAGATCTAACCCCACTAGCAGtgtcgtccctctctctgtcctcatcctCAGCCTGCTGCTCGTGTTCATCATGTCCGTCTTCGTGGCGGCGGGGCTGTTTGTTGTCGTGGTGAAAAAGCGTAAAAAGTCCCAGAGCGACCGCACCAGCACCAACAACTCTGACGTGAGCTCGTTTAACTTGCAGTACAGCCTTTACAGTAATAACCGAACCGTCCCCAAAGTCAAAGCCCCCGCAGGACACGTGTATGAGTACATCCCTCACCCTATGGGCCACATGTGCAAAAATCCCATTTACAGGTCCAGGGAAGGCAACACAGTCGAGGATTACCGCGACCTCCATGAATTGAAGGTGACTTATAGGGGCGATGTGGATGAGGAGAGGAACAGCAACATGAGAAGTCCCACTTATAGCGTGAGCACTATTGAGCCTCGCGAGGACCCCTCCCCTGCAGAGAATGCTGAGCACTTCTTCAGGGGCATCATAGAGGCGGACAACCAATCCCCCTCCGGTAACAGTCTAGAATACAAGTACACTGGCCCTGTCTCGTACACGTACAACCCAAACTTTGATGTTAGACGCCAGTTCTTGCACCCAGAGAGGATACGAGAAACAGTGCTTTATGGCACAGCGCCGAGTACTGTTTACGTGGAGCCCAACAGAAATGAATATTTGGAACTAAAAGCGAAACTTCAAGTCGAGCCGGACTACCTCGAAGTTCTTGAGAAACAGACCACTTTCAGTCAGTTTTGA